From Streptomyces sp. NBC_00775, one genomic window encodes:
- a CDS encoding L-threonylcarbamoyladenylate synthase, whose protein sequence is MAKYFDVHPENPQRRIIGQVAEIVRGGGLIAYPTDSCFALGCALGNRDGLDRIRSIRQLDERHHFTLMCQDFAQLGHFVRVDNAVFRAVKAATPGSYTFILPATKEAPRRLLHPKKKTVGVRIPDHVVAQALLAELGEPLLSTTLLLPHEDKPLTQGWEIKEELDHVVDAVIDSGDCGTEPTTVIDFSGAEPEIVRLGAGDPSRFE, encoded by the coding sequence ATGGCCAAGTACTTCGACGTGCACCCGGAAAACCCGCAGCGACGCATCATCGGCCAGGTGGCCGAGATCGTCCGAGGCGGCGGGCTGATCGCATACCCGACGGACTCCTGCTTCGCACTCGGGTGCGCGCTGGGCAACCGGGACGGGCTCGACCGCATCCGCTCGATCCGCCAGCTCGACGAGCGGCACCACTTCACCCTGATGTGCCAGGACTTCGCGCAGCTGGGCCACTTCGTACGCGTCGACAACGCGGTGTTCCGCGCGGTCAAGGCGGCGACCCCCGGCAGCTACACCTTCATCCTCCCGGCGACGAAGGAGGCGCCGCGCAGGCTGCTGCACCCGAAGAAGAAGACGGTCGGGGTCAGGATCCCCGACCACGTCGTTGCCCAGGCTCTCCTCGCCGAGCTCGGCGAGCCGCTGCTGTCGACCACCCTGCTGCTGCCCCACGAGGACAAACCCCTCACCCAGGGCTGGGAGATCAAGGAAGAGCTCGATCACGTGGTGGACGCGGTCATCGACTCCGGTGACTGCGGCACCGAGCCGACGACCGTCATCGACTTCTCCGGCGCGGAGCCGGAAATCGTCCGCCTCGGGGCGGGCGACCCCTCACGGTTCGAGTAG
- a CDS encoding NAD(P)H-dependent amine dehydrogenase family protein → MISTVVWGTGNVGRAAIRAVEAHPALKLAAVLVHNPGKVGRDAGELAGLDQELGVAATDDIDAVLALGPGAVVYAASGDIRPDEALADIGRAIRAGAVVVTPALYPLYDQRNAPPEFRDPVLAAIEDGGGSLFVSGVDPGWGNDVLPLLISGLGTEVDAIRCQEIFDYSTYEQEESVRYLVGMGQPMEYEPLMLAPSIPTMVWGGQIRLMARALGVELDDIRETMDRRPLETTVRTRTMGEFAAGTQGAVRFEVRGIVGGEPRIVIEHVTRIHPSCAPDWPTPPDGDGAHRVIIEGRPRIQVTVEATDEGENRSAGGNATAVGRLVSAIDWLVDAAPGLYDALDVPLRPAAGRLGRK, encoded by the coding sequence ATGATTTCCACGGTGGTCTGGGGTACCGGCAATGTCGGCCGCGCGGCCATCCGCGCCGTAGAGGCCCACCCGGCGCTGAAACTCGCGGCGGTGCTCGTCCACAACCCGGGCAAGGTCGGCCGCGACGCGGGCGAACTCGCCGGGCTCGACCAGGAGTTGGGGGTCGCCGCGACCGACGACATCGACGCGGTACTGGCCCTTGGTCCCGGGGCCGTGGTGTACGCGGCGTCCGGCGACATCCGGCCCGACGAGGCCCTCGCCGACATCGGCAGGGCGATCCGGGCTGGTGCGGTGGTCGTCACCCCCGCGCTGTACCCGCTCTACGATCAGCGCAACGCCCCGCCGGAGTTCCGCGATCCGGTGCTCGCCGCCATCGAGGACGGCGGCGGCTCACTCTTCGTCTCCGGCGTCGACCCCGGCTGGGGCAATGACGTACTGCCCCTGCTGATCAGTGGTCTTGGCACCGAGGTGGACGCCATCCGCTGTCAGGAGATCTTCGACTACTCCACGTACGAACAGGAAGAATCCGTCCGCTACCTGGTCGGCATGGGCCAGCCGATGGAGTACGAGCCGCTGATGCTCGCGCCCTCCATTCCCACCATGGTGTGGGGCGGGCAGATACGGCTGATGGCCAGGGCCCTCGGCGTCGAACTCGACGACATCCGCGAGACCATGGACCGGCGCCCGCTCGAGACCACGGTGCGCACCCGGACGATGGGCGAGTTCGCGGCAGGCACCCAGGGCGCGGTGCGGTTCGAGGTGCGAGGGATCGTCGGGGGCGAACCCCGGATCGTCATCGAGCACGTCACCCGCATCCATCCGTCCTGCGCACCGGACTGGCCGACGCCGCCGGACGGCGACGGCGCCCACCGCGTGATCATCGAGGGCCGCCCGCGCATCCAGGTCACCGTCGAGGCCACCGACGAGGGCGAGAACCGCTCCGCGGGCGGGAACGCCACCGCGGTCGGCCGGCTGGTGAGCGCCATCGACTGGCTCGTCGACGCGGCACCCGGACTGTATGACGCGCTCGACGTCCCGCTGCGCCCCGCAGCCGGCAGACTCGGAAGGAAGTGA
- a CDS encoding carboxymuconolactone decarboxylase family protein, with translation MRIDIPEDQEPIGYVWGEMVPGIGMAAANFSLSVYEHSTLGLREFEAARLRVAQINGCQFCLDWRTEREGQKVEEEFADAVTQWRTTDAFDDRTRLAAEYAERYALDHHGLDDEFWTRMTALYSQREIVELSMSIGSWLAFGRLNHVLGLDTVCVLPTH, from the coding sequence ATGCGCATCGACATTCCCGAGGACCAGGAGCCGATCGGGTACGTGTGGGGCGAGATGGTCCCCGGTATCGGCATGGCCGCCGCGAACTTCTCGCTGTCGGTGTACGAGCACTCGACCCTGGGCCTGCGCGAGTTCGAGGCCGCGCGGCTGCGCGTCGCGCAGATCAACGGGTGCCAGTTCTGTCTCGACTGGCGCACGGAGCGCGAGGGGCAAAAGGTCGAGGAGGAGTTCGCGGACGCGGTGACCCAGTGGCGTACCACCGACGCCTTCGACGACCGCACCCGGCTGGCCGCGGAGTACGCCGAGCGGTACGCCCTGGATCACCACGGTCTCGACGACGAGTTCTGGACTCGGATGACCGCGCTCTACAGCCAGCGCGAGATTGTGGAGCTGAGCATGAGCATCGGATCCTGGCTGGCCTTCGGCCGGCTCAACCATGTGCTGGGCCTGGACACCGTGTGCGTGCTGCCCACCCACTGA
- a CDS encoding GMC oxidoreductase, with protein MSDTTQQNKDFRGVSRRRFIAGTSSILGAMTLAGHAAAAAEQVVTAAGPIASGAHVPVLVIGTGYGGSVAALRLAQAGVDVQMIEMGMAWDTPGSDGKIFANTTSPDYRSYWLRTRTKQPLSNFLGFPIDKDVPLYTGILDAEEMGGIIVYQGRGVGGGSLVNGGMAVTPKRENFGAILPSVDADEMYGTYYPRANAGLGVGTVDPTWFESADCYQYARVGRKQAQRSGFPFVFVPDVYDWDYMEQEAAGTVPKSALAGEILYGNNYGKKSLQKTYLAQAAATGKVTISPLHKVTSVSPAAAGGYTVVIDQLNTTGGTTATKTVTADRVFFAAGSVGTSKLLVKLKATGALPSLNSEIGQGWGDNGNVMCGRANHLWDPTGALQASIPCGGIDNWTAGGAFAEVAPLPTGIETYASFYLSITKNPNRAQFSWNAATNSVDLNWQTAWKQPAIDMAKSIFDKINAKEGTIYRTDLFGVYKIWGDHLTYHPLGGAVLNKATDNYGRLQGYSGLYVIDGSLIPGNTSVNPFVTITALAERNIETIIATDL; from the coding sequence ATGAGTGACACTACCCAGCAAAACAAGGACTTCAGGGGTGTCTCCCGTCGAAGATTCATTGCTGGAACAAGTTCTATTCTTGGAGCCATGACCCTTGCGGGTCACGCCGCGGCGGCTGCGGAACAGGTCGTCACGGCGGCCGGACCGATCGCCTCCGGGGCTCACGTTCCCGTCCTCGTGATCGGCACCGGATACGGCGGCTCCGTCGCCGCCCTGCGCCTCGCCCAGGCCGGTGTCGACGTACAGATGATCGAGATGGGGATGGCCTGGGACACCCCCGGCTCGGACGGCAAGATCTTCGCCAACACGACGAGTCCGGACTACCGGTCGTACTGGCTGCGCACCAGGACCAAGCAGCCTCTCAGCAACTTCCTCGGCTTCCCGATCGACAAGGACGTCCCCCTCTACACCGGGATCCTGGACGCCGAGGAGATGGGCGGCATCATCGTGTACCAGGGCCGCGGCGTCGGCGGCGGTTCGCTGGTCAACGGCGGTATGGCGGTCACGCCCAAGCGCGAGAACTTCGGCGCCATCCTCCCGTCGGTCGACGCCGACGAGATGTACGGCACCTACTACCCGCGCGCAAACGCCGGGCTCGGGGTCGGCACCGTCGATCCGACGTGGTTCGAGAGCGCCGACTGCTACCAGTACGCGCGAGTCGGCCGCAAGCAGGCCCAGCGTTCCGGCTTCCCCTTCGTCTTCGTGCCCGACGTGTACGACTGGGACTACATGGAGCAGGAGGCCGCCGGAACCGTACCCAAGTCGGCGCTGGCGGGCGAGATCCTCTACGGCAACAACTACGGCAAGAAGTCGCTGCAGAAGACCTACCTCGCCCAGGCGGCGGCCACCGGCAAGGTCACCATCTCACCGCTGCACAAAGTCACTTCGGTCTCCCCGGCCGCCGCCGGCGGCTACACGGTCGTCATCGACCAGCTCAACACCACCGGCGGCACCACGGCCACCAAGACGGTGACCGCGGACCGGGTGTTCTTCGCGGCGGGCAGCGTCGGCACCAGCAAGCTGCTGGTCAAGCTGAAGGCCACCGGGGCGCTGCCCAGCCTCAACTCCGAGATCGGCCAGGGCTGGGGCGACAACGGCAACGTCATGTGCGGCCGCGCCAACCACCTGTGGGACCCCACCGGGGCACTCCAGGCGAGCATTCCCTGCGGCGGCATCGACAACTGGACCGCCGGGGGCGCGTTCGCCGAGGTCGCTCCGCTGCCCACCGGCATCGAGACCTACGCGTCGTTCTATCTGTCCATCACCAAGAACCCGAACCGCGCCCAGTTCTCCTGGAACGCCGCCACCAACAGCGTCGACCTGAACTGGCAGACCGCCTGGAAGCAGCCGGCCATCGACATGGCCAAGTCGATCTTCGACAAGATCAACGCGAAGGAAGGGACGATCTACCGGACCGACCTCTTCGGCGTCTACAAGATCTGGGGCGACCACCTCACGTACCACCCGCTCGGCGGCGCGGTACTCAACAAGGCCACCGACAACTACGGCCGTCTGCAGGGCTATTCGGGCCTGTACGTGATCGACGGCTCACTCATCCCCGGCAACACCAGCGTCAACCCGTTCGTCACCATCACGGCGCTCGCCGAACGGAACATCGAGACGATCATCGCCACCGACCTCTAG
- the kstD gene encoding 3-oxosteroid 1-dehydrogenase, with amino-acid sequence MSTSADPARRTEIPAAPGPSRRRVLGAATGAGLALAAGLPGVTEAADLPLLGTYDVVVIGSGAAGMTAALTVAKQGLSCVVVEKAATFGGSAARSGAGIWIPNNPVILAAGVPDTPAKAATYLAAVVGSAVSADRQQAFLGNGPAMISFVMANSPLRFRWMEGYSDYYPELPGGLPNGRSMEPDQLDGNILGAELAHLNPPYMAVPSGMVVFSADYKWLTLSLVSAKGAAVATECLARGTKASLLGQKPLTMGQSLAAGLRAGLLAAQVPVWLNTPLSDLYVESGAVTGVVVTQNGVSGLVRARRGVIVGSGGFEHNAAMRAQYQQQPIGTAWTVGAKENTGDGIRAGQRAGAALDLMDDAWWGPAIPLPDEPYFCLAERTLPGGLLINAAGARFVNEAAPYSDVVHTMYERDAAAPDIPAWLIVDQNYRNRYLFKDVAPTFTFPDAWYTSGAAHKAWTLDALATAIGVPAAALRTTVSRFNGLAQNGKDTDFHRGDSVYDHYYTDPAILPNSCLAPLWLAPYYAFKIVPGDLGTKGGMRTDARARVLRSDGTVIPGLYAAGNASAAVMGHSYAGAGSTIGPAMTFGYIAALDIAAGAAG; translated from the coding sequence ATGTCCACGAGCGCGGACCCCGCAAGACGTACCGAAATCCCCGCCGCACCCGGCCCCTCGCGGCGCCGCGTGCTCGGTGCCGCGACGGGAGCCGGGCTCGCGCTCGCGGCCGGCCTCCCAGGTGTCACCGAGGCGGCCGATCTGCCCCTGCTCGGCACGTACGACGTCGTGGTGATCGGTTCCGGAGCGGCGGGGATGACCGCCGCGCTGACGGTCGCGAAACAGGGCCTCAGCTGTGTGGTCGTGGAGAAGGCCGCCACCTTCGGGGGCTCGGCGGCACGCTCCGGCGCGGGCATCTGGATCCCGAACAACCCGGTGATCCTCGCCGCCGGCGTCCCCGACACCCCGGCGAAGGCCGCCACCTATCTCGCCGCGGTGGTCGGTTCCGCCGTCTCCGCCGACCGCCAACAGGCCTTCCTCGGCAACGGACCCGCCATGATCTCCTTCGTCATGGCCAACAGCCCGCTCCGCTTCCGCTGGATGGAGGGCTACAGCGACTACTACCCCGAGCTGCCGGGCGGCCTGCCCAATGGCCGTTCCATGGAGCCGGACCAGCTCGACGGGAACATCCTGGGCGCCGAACTCGCCCATCTGAACCCGCCGTACATGGCGGTGCCGAGCGGCATGGTCGTCTTCAGCGCCGACTACAAATGGCTCACGCTCTCCCTGGTCAGCGCGAAGGGCGCCGCCGTCGCCACCGAATGCCTCGCCCGCGGCACCAAGGCGTCACTCCTCGGCCAGAAGCCCCTGACGATGGGCCAGTCACTGGCGGCCGGGCTGCGCGCCGGGCTGCTCGCCGCCCAGGTGCCGGTGTGGCTGAACACCCCGCTGTCCGACCTGTACGTGGAGAGCGGCGCCGTCACCGGTGTGGTGGTCACCCAGAACGGCGTATCCGGCCTGGTCCGCGCCCGGCGCGGGGTGATCGTCGGCTCCGGCGGCTTCGAGCACAACGCGGCCATGCGCGCCCAGTACCAGCAGCAGCCCATCGGCACCGCCTGGACGGTGGGCGCCAAGGAGAACACCGGCGACGGCATCCGGGCGGGGCAGCGGGCCGGCGCCGCACTCGACCTGATGGACGACGCCTGGTGGGGCCCGGCGATCCCGCTCCCCGACGAGCCCTACTTCTGCCTCGCCGAACGCACTCTGCCCGGCGGCCTGTTGATCAACGCCGCCGGAGCGCGCTTCGTCAACGAGGCCGCCCCCTACAGCGACGTCGTGCACACCATGTACGAGCGCGACGCGGCCGCGCCCGACATCCCGGCCTGGCTGATCGTCGACCAGAACTACCGCAACCGCTACCTCTTCAAGGACGTCGCGCCCACGTTCACGTTCCCGGACGCGTGGTACACCTCCGGCGCCGCGCACAAGGCCTGGACGCTGGACGCCCTGGCCACCGCCATCGGCGTACCCGCGGCCGCCCTGCGCACCACCGTCAGCCGCTTCAACGGCCTCGCCCAGAACGGGAAGGACACCGACTTCCACCGCGGCGACAGTGTCTACGACCACTACTACACGGATCCCGCGATCCTCCCCAATTCCTGTCTGGCACCCCTGTGGCTCGCCCCGTACTACGCCTTCAAGATCGTCCCGGGCGACCTCGGCACCAAGGGCGGGATGCGCACCGACGCCCGGGCGCGCGTGCTGCGCTCGGACGGCACCGTGATCCCCGGCCTGTACGCGGCCGGGAACGCCAGCGCGGCGGTCATGGGTCACAGCTACGCGGGCGCGGGCTCGACGATCGGTCCGGCGATGACGTTCGGCTACATCGCGGCGCTGGACATCGCGGCGGGGGCGGCGGGCTGA
- a CDS encoding PP2C family protein-serine/threonine phosphatase, with product MASRAASGRRDGEERGWLRGSPPPRWVRMLPPALLVGVCAAGFASSQPLDIGFLLGTIPSLAVLSYGPVATALFGCAVVVLMNVPALQLNHPGNTDLLTISFIAVLSVFVSLVRSRRDAHLVTVRTVAEAAQLAVLPPLPERVGRVRCAGLYRAAQSGTLVGGDFFEVREGPYGVRAVMGDVQGHGLSAVGTVASLLGAFREAVLDQPELEAAAARLDRRLVVDSAGTEHAELFATALLLEFSPGADEVRLMSCGHPHPLLLRGAEAVELALEPGAPLGLGLLDVSTPKGRTVRLERGDRLFLASDGVTESRDKSGAFYPLAERLPKFDEETPAALIDSVWEDLVRFCTTVRDDVTMLVLTPLPEDAEGGPAGPGGHLG from the coding sequence ATGGCCAGCAGGGCCGCTTCCGGGCGACGGGACGGTGAGGAGCGGGGCTGGCTGCGTGGCTCGCCGCCTCCGCGCTGGGTTCGGATGCTGCCGCCGGCGCTGCTGGTGGGGGTCTGCGCGGCGGGGTTCGCGAGTAGCCAGCCGCTGGACATCGGCTTTCTGCTGGGCACCATTCCGTCGCTGGCCGTGCTCTCCTACGGGCCTGTGGCGACGGCACTGTTCGGCTGCGCCGTCGTCGTTCTGATGAACGTGCCCGCTCTGCAGCTCAACCACCCGGGCAACACCGACCTGCTGACCATCAGCTTCATCGCCGTGCTGAGCGTGTTCGTGTCCCTGGTGCGCAGCCGTCGGGACGCCCACCTGGTCACGGTACGGACCGTCGCGGAAGCCGCCCAGCTCGCGGTCCTGCCGCCGCTTCCCGAGCGCGTCGGCCGGGTGCGCTGCGCCGGTCTGTACCGGGCGGCACAGAGCGGGACGCTGGTCGGCGGCGACTTCTTCGAGGTGCGCGAGGGACCCTACGGAGTCCGGGCCGTCATGGGTGATGTGCAGGGACACGGGCTGTCGGCCGTCGGTACGGTCGCGTCGCTTCTCGGAGCGTTCCGGGAGGCGGTTCTCGACCAGCCCGAGCTGGAGGCGGCCGCGGCCCGCCTCGATCGGAGGCTGGTCGTGGACTCCGCGGGAACCGAACACGCCGAGTTGTTCGCGACCGCCCTACTCCTGGAGTTCTCGCCCGGCGCGGATGAGGTGCGACTGATGTCCTGCGGGCATCCGCATCCGCTGCTTCTGCGGGGAGCGGAGGCAGTCGAACTCGCTCTCGAACCGGGGGCTCCGCTGGGTCTCGGGCTCTTGGACGTCTCCACGCCGAAGGGGCGCACCGTCCGGCTGGAGCGCGGTGACCGGCTGTTCCTGGCATCCGACGGGGTGACGGAGAGCCGGGACAAGAGCGGCGCCTTCTACCCCTTGGCCGAGCGTCTGCCCAAGTTCGACGAGGAGACGCCGGCCGCTCTGATCGACAGCGTGTGGGAGGACCTTGTCCGGTTCTGCACCACGGTGCGTGACGACGTCACCATGCTGGTCCTCACACCGCTGCCGGAAGACGCGGAAGGCGGCCCGGCCGGCCCCGGCGGGCACCTCGGTTGA
- a CDS encoding glycosyltransferase — MRVLLSTYGSRGDVQPMAGLAVRLRELGAEVRVCAPPDEEFAKLLAGVGVELVPAAEPVRTLVTGTASPTPEGLPQRAAALVAAQYEAVAAAAEGCDAVVATGLVPAVAAAQSVAEELGIPFVYVSYFPTMLPSPHHAPHALPGRPFPPGMTDNRARWDWNAESFNALFGPGLNAHRVSIGRPPVDDVRSHVFTDRPWLAADPVLGPWQETADLDVVQTGAWLLPDERPLPAELTAFLEAGAPPVYVGFGSMPMRDSTDVAQVAIEAVRAQGRRAIVAQGWADLGLIDKGDDCFAVGDVNHQALFGRVAAVVHHGGAGTTTTAARAGAPQVVVPQIVDQPYWAARVAELGIGAAHDGPTPTFESLSAALTTALTPETRARARAVAGTIRTDGATVAAKLLLDAVGRERPPVPA, encoded by the coding sequence GTGCGTGTGTTGTTGTCGACGTATGGGTCGCGTGGGGATGTCCAGCCGATGGCGGGACTCGCGGTGCGGTTGCGGGAACTTGGCGCGGAGGTGAGGGTCTGCGCGCCGCCGGACGAGGAGTTCGCGAAGCTGCTGGCCGGTGTCGGCGTGGAGCTGGTGCCGGCCGCCGAGCCGGTGCGCACACTGGTGACCGGGACGGCGTCACCGACACCGGAGGGCTTGCCCCAGCGCGCGGCCGCCTTGGTCGCCGCGCAGTACGAGGCGGTCGCCGCGGCGGCCGAGGGATGTGACGCGGTGGTGGCGACCGGCCTGGTCCCGGCCGTGGCCGCCGCGCAGTCGGTGGCCGAGGAACTGGGCATCCCCTTCGTGTACGTGAGCTACTTCCCGACCATGCTGCCGTCCCCGCACCACGCACCGCACGCGCTGCCGGGCCGGCCGTTCCCACCGGGCATGACCGACAACCGTGCGCGGTGGGACTGGAACGCCGAGAGCTTCAACGCGCTGTTCGGCCCCGGGCTCAACGCTCACCGGGTGTCGATCGGCCGGCCTCCGGTGGACGACGTCCGCAGCCATGTCTTCACCGACCGGCCGTGGCTGGCGGCGGACCCGGTCCTGGGTCCGTGGCAGGAGACGGCGGACCTCGATGTCGTGCAGACCGGCGCATGGCTTCTTCCGGACGAACGCCCGCTGCCGGCCGAGTTGACGGCGTTCCTGGAGGCCGGCGCACCGCCGGTGTACGTGGGCTTCGGCAGCATGCCCATGCGCGACTCGACGGACGTCGCCCAAGTGGCCATCGAGGCGGTGCGCGCGCAGGGCCGTCGCGCCATCGTCGCCCAGGGCTGGGCCGACCTTGGCCTGATCGACAAGGGGGACGACTGCTTCGCCGTCGGCGACGTCAACCACCAGGCACTGTTCGGCCGGGTGGCCGCCGTCGTGCACCACGGCGGCGCGGGTACGACGACGACGGCCGCCCGGGCTGGCGCGCCGCAGGTGGTGGTACCCCAGATCGTGGACCAGCCGTACTGGGCCGCCCGGGTGGCCGAGTTGGGCATCGGCGCGGCACACGACGGTCCGACTCCGACCTTCGAGTCCCTGTCGGCCGCGCTCACCACCGCCCTGACCCCCGAGACCCGCGCACGAGCGAGGGCCGTGGCCGGCACGATCCGCACCGACGGGGCGACGGTGGCCGCGAAGCTGCTGCTCGACGCGGTCGGCCGAGAAAGGCCGCCGGTGCCCGCGTGA
- the helR gene encoding RNA polymerase recycling motor ATPase HelR: protein MNPLTTRAFDLPDHLSAKGDPTLIAGDDQHFAAIAECLEQSIAELSDRLEAARRAPGGLGRQGMDRDMEIHRLTARLRALRRFGLDLCLGHMVGVDDPEPVYVGRLGLTDSAGRRLLVDWRSPAAEPFFGATHGNPMGLASRRRYRWTGGRISDYWDEVFTSDGIVGHAALDDQSAFIASLGSNRSPRMRDVLGTIQADQDAIIRAGSRGALVVDGGPGTGKTVVALHRSAYLLYSDPRLGHHRGRVLFVGPHRPYLAYVADVLPSLGEEGVQTCTLRDLVDEGAAAAIEADPNVALLKSSAHMVKAIETAVRFYEEPPIKGMTVTTHWSDIWLSADEWATAFEAAEPGTPHNEARDQVLEELLTILVDKHDGDAPDDLLRKSLLRNRELLTAFNRAWPLLEAADLVGDLWSVPAYLRMCAPWLSPDDVSLLQRGEAQAWTVSDLPLLDAARQRLGDPEASRRKRRNEAAVAAERAGRADVIEILLRDTEIDESQGAVGMLRGRDLQDTLIDESALPGTEPDLLAGPFAHIVVDEAQELTDAEWQMLLLRCPSRSFTIVGDRAQARHGFTESWQERLERIGLDRINLASLSVNYRTPEEIMTEAEPVIRAVLPDANVPTSIRSGGVPVVHGSASDLSSILDTWLAAHADGIACVIGDPTFRTTSRVRALTPELSKGLEFDLVVLIDPEAFGKGIEGAVDRYVAMTRATQQLVILTSS from the coding sequence GTGAACCCCCTGACCACCAGGGCGTTTGACCTTCCCGACCACCTCTCCGCAAAGGGCGACCCGACGCTGATCGCCGGCGACGACCAGCACTTCGCGGCCATCGCGGAGTGCCTTGAGCAGTCGATCGCCGAGCTGTCCGACCGCCTCGAAGCCGCGCGCAGGGCGCCCGGAGGCCTGGGCCGGCAAGGGATGGACCGGGACATGGAGATCCATCGGCTGACCGCTCGCCTGCGCGCGCTGCGCCGCTTCGGTTTGGACCTGTGCCTCGGACACATGGTCGGCGTGGACGACCCCGAACCCGTGTATGTAGGACGACTTGGCCTTACGGACAGTGCGGGTCGTCGGCTGCTGGTCGACTGGCGCTCGCCCGCGGCCGAACCGTTCTTCGGAGCCACCCACGGCAACCCGATGGGTTTGGCGAGCCGCCGCAGGTATCGCTGGACCGGCGGCCGGATCAGCGACTACTGGGACGAGGTGTTCACCTCGGACGGGATTGTGGGGCACGCCGCGCTCGACGACCAGTCCGCTTTCATCGCCAGCCTGGGCAGCAACCGGTCGCCACGGATGCGAGACGTGCTCGGCACCATCCAGGCCGACCAGGACGCCATCATCCGCGCGGGATCCCGCGGCGCTCTTGTCGTCGACGGCGGTCCGGGTACCGGGAAGACCGTCGTCGCCCTGCACCGCTCCGCCTACCTCCTCTACTCCGATCCTCGCCTCGGTCACCACCGGGGCCGCGTCCTGTTCGTCGGACCGCACCGGCCCTACTTGGCCTATGTCGCCGACGTCCTCCCCAGCCTCGGAGAGGAGGGCGTGCAGACCTGCACCCTGCGGGACCTGGTCGACGAGGGAGCCGCAGCGGCGATCGAGGCCGACCCGAATGTGGCCCTCCTCAAGTCGTCCGCGCACATGGTGAAAGCGATCGAGACGGCCGTCAGGTTCTACGAGGAGCCGCCCATCAAGGGGATGACGGTCACGACCCACTGGTCCGACATCTGGCTGAGCGCCGATGAATGGGCCACAGCGTTCGAAGCGGCAGAACCCGGTACTCCGCACAACGAGGCGCGCGACCAGGTCTTGGAGGAGCTGCTCACGATCCTGGTGGACAAGCACGACGGCGACGCCCCTGATGACCTGCTCCGCAAGTCGCTGCTGCGGAACAGGGAGCTGCTCACGGCCTTCAACCGCGCGTGGCCGCTCCTCGAAGCGGCCGACCTGGTCGGAGACCTGTGGTCGGTACCCGCCTACCTGCGGATGTGCGCTCCCTGGCTCAGCCCCGATGACGTGTCGCTGCTGCAGCGCGGGGAAGCCCAGGCCTGGACGGTGTCCGACCTGCCGCTCCTGGACGCGGCACGGCAGCGGCTCGGCGACCCGGAGGCGTCCCGACGCAAGCGTCGGAACGAGGCCGCTGTCGCCGCCGAACGCGCGGGCAGGGCCGATGTCATCGAGATCCTGCTGCGGGACACCGAGATCGACGAGAGTCAAGGCGCGGTGGGGATGCTGCGCGGAAGGGACCTGCAGGACACCCTGATCGACGAGAGCGCACTGCCCGGCACCGAACCGGACCTGCTCGCCGGCCCGTTCGCGCACATCGTCGTGGACGAGGCCCAGGAACTGACCGACGCCGAGTGGCAGATGCTGCTGCTCCGGTGCCCGTCCCGGAGCTTCACCATCGTCGGAGACCGCGCCCAGGCGAGGCACGGGTTCACGGAATCGTGGCAGGAACGGCTCGAACGGATCGGGCTCGACCGGATCAACCTGGCCTCCCTGAGCGTCAACTACCGGACGCCGGAAGAAATCATGACGGAAGCCGAGCCGGTCATCCGGGCCGTGCTCCCGGACGCCAACGTGCCGACCTCCATCCGCAGCGGCGGCGTCCCCGTCGTCCACGGATCCGCTTCGGATCTGAGCTCGATCCTCGACACCTGGCTCGCCGCACATGCCGACGGGATCGCCTGCGTCATCGGCGATCCCACATTCCGCACGACGTCCCGTGTCCGGGCGCTGACCCCGGAGCTTTCGAAGGGGCTCGAGTTCGACCTGGTCGTCCTCATCGACCCAGAGGCGTTCGGCAAGGGCATCGAAGGAGCGGTCGACCGCTATGTCGCGATGACCCGGGCGACCCAGCAACTCGTCATCCTCACGAGCTCCTGA